One genomic window of Cannabis sativa cultivar Pink pepper isolate KNU-18-1 chromosome 2, ASM2916894v1, whole genome shotgun sequence includes the following:
- the LOC133034687 gene encoding succinate dehydrogenase subunit 6, mitochondrial: protein MAEDSSSKSPFTKYWSGYKEFWSERFSFLDHFTNFVNREKPLPRWTPSDVEEFIASDPVHGPTLKTTREAMNYGITGSVIGAVSTAGVAWKYSRSLHGAGLSLLAGGVFGWTFGQEAANHALQLYKLDTMVAQTKFLEWWENKTQGRF, encoded by the exons ATGGCGGAAGATTCATCATCCAAATCGCCCTTCACGAAGTACTGGTCAGGTTACAAAGAGTTTTGGAGCGAGAGGTTTTCGTTTTTGGATCACTTCACCAACTTCGTCAACCGTGAAAAACCCCTTCCCCGTTGGACTCCTTCCGATGTTGAAGAATTTATTGCTTCCGACCCTGTTCATGGCCCCACT CTGAAGACTACAAGAGAAGCAATGAATTATGGCATCACAGGAAGTGTAATTGGAGCAGTATCAACTGCTGGGGTTGCCTGGAAGTATTCAAGGAGTTTGCATG GTGCTGGACTATCTCTTCTAGCCGGGGGTGTTTTTGGTTGGACTTTCGGACAAGAAGCTGCAAACCATGCCCTGCAGCTCTACAAGCTGGACACCATGGTTGCTCAAACCAAGTTCTTGGAGTGGTGGGAAAACAAAACTCAAGGACGATTCTGA
- the LOC133034688 gene encoding protein STRICTOSIDINE SYNTHASE-LIKE 3-like codes for MAFTTRVLALLFLLLALYCATDPFKHSAISDFPDFQAHYINISSWSEIPTHRDRQNLLQNSEIKFLNLVQGPESVTFDSLGRGPYTGVADGRILFWNGHSWTDFAYTSPDRSEICDPKPSPLSYIANEHICGRPLGLRFDKKTGDLYIADAYLGLLKVGPEGGLATPLTTEAEGVPLGFTNDLDIDEEGNVYFTDSSTKYQRRNFLQLVFSGDDSGRVLKYNPETKKTTVLVRNIQFPNGLTLSKDGSFFIFAEGSLGRLSRYWLKGEKAGTTDVFALLSGFPDNVRTNEKGEFWVAIHCHRTIYSHLTALYPKVRMFLLKFPISAKMQFMLHIGGWPHGVVAKYSPEGKLLQILEDSQGKVVKAVSEVEEKDGKLWIGSVLMPFMAVYNLT; via the exons ATGGCCTTCACCACCCGAGTTCTCGCCTTACTCTTCCTCCTCCTCGCTCTCTACTGTGCCACTGACCCATTTAAGCACAGCGCCATCTCCGATTTCCCCGACTTTCAAGCTCACTACATAAATATCTCCTCTTGGTCCGAAATTCCAACCCACAGAGACCGCCAAAATTTGCTCCAAAACTCGGAGATTAAGTTTTTGAACCTTGTTCAGGGTCCTGAGAGTGTCACCTTTGATTCTCTTGGCCGTGGACCTTACACTGGTGTCGCCGATGGTAGAATTCTCTTCTGGAATGGCCACTCTTGGACTGATTTCGCCTATACATCGCCCGatag ATCAGAAATATGTGATCCCAAACCATCACCTTTGAGTTACATTGCAAATGAGCACATCTGTGGTCGGCCTCTTGGGCTCCGGTTTGACAAGAAAACAGGAGATTTATACATTGCAGATGCCTATCTTGGGCTACTCAAGGTGGGACCTGAAGGTGGACTCGCAACACCACTTACAACTGAGGCGGAAGGAGTGCCATTAGGTTTTACTAATGATCTAGACATTGATGAAGAAGGGAATGTCTATTTCACAGATAGCAGCACCAAGTACCAGAGGAG GAACTTCTTGCAGTTGGTTTTCTCTGGAGATGATTCTGGCAGAGTTCTAAAGTACAATCCAGAAACAAAGAAAACTACTGTACTTGTACGGAATATCCAATTTCCAAATGGTTTGACCTTAAGCAAGGATGGTTCTTTCTTTATCTTCGCCGAGGGATCTTTGGGCAG GTTAAGTAGATATTGGTTGAAAGGGGAAAAGGCAGGAACCACAGATGTATTCGCCCTTCTCTCCGGATTTCCTGATAATGTCAGGACCAACGAAAAGGGTGAATTTTGGGTAGCAATCCACTGTCACAGGACAATCTATTCTCACCTAACTGCTTTGTACCCAAAGGTAAGGATGTTCCTGCTTAAGTTCCCGATTTCTGCTAAAATGCAATTCATGCTTCACATTGGAGGCTGGCCACATGGAGTAGTGGCCAAGTATAGCCCAGAAGGGAAGCTCTTACAGATATTAGAAGACAGCCAAGGGAAGGTTGTTAAAGCTGTTAGTGAAGTTGAGGAAAAGGATGGAAAATTATGGATAGGAAGTGTTCTGATGCCTTTCATGGCAGTTTACAACTTAACTTGA